Genomic window (Candidatus Vicinibacter proximus):
CGCATGAACCCTGACAGTGCCAAACTGAAAAGAGAACATTTCCTTTCTAACCTTTACAACAAACAAGACAAAGAAGAATTTGCGAAGTTCTTTGATGATACGTTGCGTGACATTGCCATTTTCAACAACGATATTTTCTCAGTTAAAACAGGCACAGGTGCCAAAATTGTATTGTTCGATGAAATAAGCAATTACATTACCGACAGTAGCCAACGTGATAATTTCTGCAAAGCCATCATTAACCAATTGGTGAATTTTAGTTTTGAAAAAATATTCAATCAGAAATTCGATTTCTTCTCTACCATATTTGAATACCTTATAAAAGATTACAACAAAGACGGTGGTGGAAAATATGCCGAGTATTACACGCCTCATGCAGTTTCAAAAATCATGGCTTCTATTTTGGTAGATAAGCCCGTGAGCAATGTAACCTGTTACGACCCATCGGCAGGTTCGGGTACTTTGTTAATGAATTTGGCACATGCCATTGGCGAAGACCGCTGTACCATTTACTCGCAGGATATTTCGCAAAAATCGAGTAGTATGTTGCGATTGAATTTGATACTGAACAACCTCGTACATTCTATTCAAAATATTATACAGGGCAATACTATCAAAACGCCTTTCCACAAAGTAGGCGACAAGTTGATGAGCTTTGATTACATCGTTTCTAACCCACCATTTAAATTGGACTTTAGCGATTATGTAGCCGATTTGGACACCAAGCAAAACAACGAACGTTTTTTTGCAGGTTTTCCGAATATCCCGAAAAAGGACAAAGACAAAATGGCGATTTACCCTTTGTTTATTCAGCACATCATGTTTTCACTATCAACTAAAGGCAAAGCGGCTATTGTAGTGCCTACTGGTTTTATAACAGCACAAAGCGGCATTGAAAAGAAAATACGAGAACGATTAGTAGAACAAAAAATGTTGCGAGGTGTGGTGAGTATGCCGAGTAATATTTTTGCTACCACAGGCACTAACGTATCAATTTTGTTTTTGGACAAAGCAAATACCAAAGGCGATATTGTATTGATGGATGCATCTAAATTAGGCACAACCGTAAAAGAAGGCAAGAATCAAAAAACCTTGCTTTCTGAAGATGAAGAGCAAACCATTATCAACACGTTTAATAAACACGAAGCCGCTGAAGATTTTACGGTTGTGGTTTCTTACGAGCAGATAAAAGAAAAAAACTACAGCTTTAGTGCGGGGCAATATTTTGAAGTGAAGATTGAATACACCGACATTACACCAAAAGAATTTGAAACCAAGATGAATGGGTTTAAAACCAATTTAGACAGCCTTTTTGCCGAATCAAAGACCTTGGAAAAGGAAATTCAAAAACAATTAAATGGATTGAAGTATGAATAAAGAAATGGTGCCAATTAAGCTTGAAGGCCTAATTGATTTTAAAAATGGTAAAATCGCATCTAAAAAATTAGGTACAATTCCAATTTATGGTGGTAATGGTATTTTAGGGTATACCGATGAATCAAATTACGAAAACGTTTTAATAATTGGTCGTGTCGGGGCATATTGTGGCAGTGTCCATATTGAAAAAGGCAAATGTTGGGTCTCGGATAATGCAATTGCTGGAGTTCATAAACAAATTGAAAGCAATGAGTATAATTACTACTTACTCAAATGTATTTCATTAAATAAAAAACAAATTGGTTCAAGTCAACCTCTACTTACTCAGGGTATTTTAAATAGAATTGATGTTAATATTTATTCTGATGTTAGTACAAGAGCAAAAATTGCCTCTGTCCTCTCCACCATAGATTCCAAAATCGAACTCAACAACCGCATTAATGCCGAGTTAGAAACAATGGCAAAAACGCTGTACGATTATTGGTTTGTACAGTTTGATTTTCCTGATAAAAACGGTAAACCCTACAAAACCAGTGGCGGTAAAATGGTTTGGAATGAAGAGTTGAAGAAAGAGATTCCGGAGGGGTGGGAAGTGAAATTTTTACGAACTGAAATTGAAATTCAAAGAGGTATTTCATATACAAGTAAAGAAATCAACGGAGACGGAATACCAATGATAAATTTGAATTCATTTAATCTAGATGGCACCTATAAATCAGAAGGCGTTAAAACATATTCAGGCAAATTCACGGAAAAGAATATTGTAAAATCTGGAGACCTTTTAATTGCTGCTACTGATGTAACAAGAAACGCAGATATTATTGGTAGAGCAATTTTAGTTCCCGACTACTACAAGGAAGAATTAGTCTTTTCAATGGACATTGCAAAAATTATTTCTAAAAACATTCCTTCTTCTTTTCTGATGATGCTTTTCAATTCTAATCATTATCATAATTACATAAAATGGTATGCAAGTGGAACGATAGTATTACATCTCAATCTAGATGGAGTTAACAGGTACCAAACGGAATTGCCTCCAACAATTTTAATGAAGCAGTTCGATGATTTTTACTTGCCAATTGCGAATAGAATTTATATGACAGCAAAAGAAAACGAAAAACTCTCCGGACTACGGGATTGGCTTCTGCCAATGCTAATGAATGGACAGGTTAAAATTAATTAAAATGCAAATATTTTATTTCAAAACATCAAAATTTTCTGCTGAGGCATTCTATCAAGATGGTCGTATGACTATAACCAAGAACTCAACGGCTAATACAAATATCTTATCTTCTTGTCCATTTGCTATTAAAAATATTCGACAGCAATTGATTGAATCTGGTATTTTGAAAGAAATAGCAGGTAAGTTAATTTTTACAGATAATTATAGTTGTTCTTCACCGTCACAGGCTAGTGCAATAATTAACGGCTCTTCTTCAAATGGAATGCTAAGTTGGAAGGATATAAACGGCAAAACTTTGAAATGGCATTTGAAGCAAAATGAATAAATATGTAATAATAAATTTAATGACATAATTCAATAAAACCAATGTTGTTGAATTGGCAGGTGAAAGTGAATTATAAAAAAAAAGAATATGGATAAAGACATTTTACATAAAGAAATAGATTTAATACAAGGCGTAATTAATCGCATGGCTAATAATTCCTTTATGCTCAAAGGTTGGCTCATTAGTTTGATTGCGGTTGTGTTGGCTCTTTCTAAAGACAGTTTGCTTTCATGTGATTTGAAATTGATTTTATTAATTCTTTGCTTTCCGATAATCATATTTTGGTATTTGGATGCCTTTTTTCTGCACAGAGAAAAATGTTACCGTGAGCTATATGATTGGGTAATTAAAAATAGAATGAAATCAAACGAAAATCTTTACTCACTTGACTTTAGACCTCACCAAAAGAAAGTGAAAAGTGTTTTCAGAATAATGTTTTCTCAAACGTTATTTCCATTTTACGGTTTAGCTTTCTTGCTACTAATAATCTTAATGATAATTTTAAAATAACAACATTATGGCAA
Coding sequences:
- a CDS encoding SAM-dependent DNA methyltransferase, producing the protein MVTQDFTAQTKELIDNLKGVCTSYGLGNDGNEFKIITQVFLYKFMNDKFGYEVKQLEPKLATAESWEKEIAQYSDKQYEMLLLRMNPDSAKLKREHFLSNLYNKQDKEEFAKFFDDTLRDIAIFNNDIFSVKTGTGAKIVLFDEISNYITDSSQRDNFCKAIINQLVNFSFEKIFNQKFDFFSTIFEYLIKDYNKDGGGKYAEYYTPHAVSKIMASILVDKPVSNVTCYDPSAGSGTLLMNLAHAIGEDRCTIYSQDISQKSSSMLRLNLILNNLVHSIQNIIQGNTIKTPFHKVGDKLMSFDYIVSNPPFKLDFSDYVADLDTKQNNERFFAGFPNIPKKDKDKMAIYPLFIQHIMFSLSTKGKAAIVVPTGFITAQSGIEKKIRERLVEQKMLRGVVSMPSNIFATTGTNVSILFLDKANTKGDIVLMDASKLGTTVKEGKNQKTLLSEDEEQTIINTFNKHEAAEDFTVVVSYEQIKEKNYSFSAGQYFEVKIEYTDITPKEFETKMNGFKTNLDSLFAESKTLEKEIQKQLNGLKYE
- a CDS encoding restriction endonuclease subunit S, which codes for MVPIKLEGLIDFKNGKIASKKLGTIPIYGGNGILGYTDESNYENVLIIGRVGAYCGSVHIEKGKCWVSDNAIAGVHKQIESNEYNYYLLKCISLNKKQIGSSQPLLTQGILNRIDVNIYSDVSTRAKIASVLSTIDSKIELNNRINAELETMAKTLYDYWFVQFDFPDKNGKPYKTSGGKMVWNEELKKEIPEGWEVKFLRTEIEIQRGISYTSKEINGDGIPMINLNSFNLDGTYKSEGVKTYSGKFTEKNIVKSGDLLIAATDVTRNADIIGRAILVPDYYKEELVFSMDIAKIISKNIPSSFLMMLFNSNHYHNYIKWYASGTIVLHLNLDGVNRYQTELPPTILMKQFDDFYLPIANRIYMTAKENEKLSGLRDWLLPMLMNGQVKIN
- a CDS encoding DUF4357 domain-containing protein — encoded protein: MQIFYFKTSKFSAEAFYQDGRMTITKNSTANTNILSSCPFAIKNIRQQLIESGILKEIAGKLIFTDNYSCSSPSQASAIINGSSSNGMLSWKDINGKTLKWHLKQNE